A single Cellulomonas sp. SLBN-39 DNA region contains:
- the rbfA gene encoding 30S ribosome-binding factor RbfA: MADTARARKLAERVQQVVARMIDTRVKDPRLGFVTVTDVRVTGDLQHADIYYTVLGDEEARAGSAAALESAKGLIRSEVGKQTGIRLTPTLAFHLDAVPETAAHLEAALSEAARRDAQVAALAAQARPAGDADPYRHRDEDDEDAG; the protein is encoded by the coding sequence ATGGCAGACACAGCACGGGCGCGCAAGCTCGCCGAGCGGGTGCAGCAGGTCGTCGCCCGCATGATCGACACCCGCGTGAAGGACCCGCGGCTCGGGTTCGTCACGGTCACCGACGTGCGCGTCACCGGTGACCTGCAGCACGCGGACATCTACTACACCGTCCTCGGCGACGAGGAGGCCCGGGCCGGCTCCGCGGCCGCGCTCGAGAGCGCCAAGGGGCTGATCCGCTCCGAGGTCGGCAAGCAGACGGGCATCCGGCTCACGCCGACGCTCGCGTTCCACCTCGACGCCGTCCCCGAGACCGCCGCGCACCTCGAGGCCGCGCTCTCCGAGGCGGCGCGCCGTGACGCCCAGGTGGCCGCGCTCGCCGCGCAGGCCAGGCCCGCGGGCGACGCCGACCCCTACCGGCACCGCGACGAGGACGACGAGGACGCCGGGTGA